A stretch of Planctomicrobium piriforme DNA encodes these proteins:
- a CDS encoding DUF1501 domain-containing protein translates to MASQASCAPAHFRQLSRRGFLSVGVLAGTGLTLPTLLARQAQAELKDYANFDGTAKSIIHIFLPGGVAQQESFDPKPYAPIEYRGEMKSIETKLPGVRFGETFKNTAQIADKLCIIRSMSHGEAAHERGTHNMFTGYRPSPALQFPSIGSVVSQQLGSRQNLPPYVCIPNVPNEFAGSGYLSSAFAPFSLGSDPAANGFKVRDLELPSGVDDSRFASRRSALEAVNEHFRKRESSDQVTAMDSFYESAYSLISSQQAREAFDLEKEPAALRDQYGRNQAGARMLLARRLVESGVRLVNLTYGSWDMHDNIVRGFTSSAPAFDQAFTALINDLEQRGRLNDTLVMVSSEFGRTPKMNNTAGRDHWPKVFSVVMAGGGVKRGVVYGSSNATASEPEEDPVTVENLFTTVYHTLGIVADKELMAPGNRPIEIVDGGTIVKELLA, encoded by the coding sequence ATGGCCTCTCAAGCGTCGTGCGCCCCCGCCCACTTTCGTCAGCTCTCGCGCCGCGGCTTCCTGTCTGTCGGCGTTCTCGCCGGGACAGGTCTCACCTTGCCGACCCTGCTCGCCCGTCAGGCTCAGGCGGAACTGAAGGATTACGCAAACTTCGATGGGACCGCCAAGTCCATCATTCATATCTTCCTGCCAGGGGGCGTGGCACAGCAGGAATCGTTCGATCCCAAGCCATACGCCCCGATCGAATATCGCGGCGAAATGAAGTCGATCGAGACGAAGCTCCCCGGCGTCCGTTTCGGCGAAACGTTCAAAAACACCGCCCAGATCGCGGACAAGCTCTGCATCATCCGTTCGATGTCGCACGGTGAAGCGGCTCACGAACGCGGTACGCACAACATGTTCACGGGTTATCGTCCCAGCCCGGCTCTGCAGTTTCCTTCGATTGGTTCGGTCGTCAGCCAGCAACTCGGCAGCCGCCAAAACCTCCCGCCCTACGTCTGTATTCCGAACGTCCCGAACGAATTTGCCGGCAGCGGCTATCTGAGTTCGGCTTTCGCACCGTTCTCGCTCGGGAGCGATCCCGCCGCCAACGGCTTCAAGGTTCGTGACCTCGAACTCCCCAGCGGCGTCGACGACAGCCGTTTCGCCAGCCGCCGTTCGGCGCTGGAAGCGGTGAACGAACATTTCCGCAAACGCGAGTCATCCGATCAGGTGACCGCCATGGACTCGTTCTACGAGTCGGCTTACAGCCTCATTTCTTCCCAGCAGGCTCGTGAAGCCTTTGACCTGGAGAAAGAACCTGCGGCTCTCCGCGATCAATACGGTCGCAATCAGGCTGGGGCTCGCATGCTGTTGGCCCGTCGCCTTGTCGAGTCCGGCGTCCGTCTGGTGAATCTCACCTACGGTAGCTGGGACATGCACGACAACATTGTCCGCGGCTTCACCAGCTCGGCTCCGGCGTTCGATCAGGCCTTCACCGCACTCATCAACGACCTCGAACAGCGCGGCCGTCTGAATGACACGCTGGTCATGGTGTCGTCCGAGTTCGGCCGCACGCCCAAGATGAACAACACCGCTGGCCGCGATCACTGGCCAAAAGTGTTCAGCGTGGTCATGGCTGGCGGCGGGGTGAAGCGTGGAGTCGTTTACGGCTCTTCGAATGCGACCGCCAGCGAACCTGAGGAAGATCCAGTGACGGTCGAAAACCTGTTCACCACGGTCTACCACACCCTCGGGATTGTCGCCGACAAGGAGCTGATGGCTCCGGGCAACCGGCCGATCGAAATCGTCGACGGCGGCACCATCGTGAAAGAACTTCTGGCCTGA
- a CDS encoding PPC domain-containing protein, with translation MHRLSAVGFFFTALLLASSSEAAQPKFKHLSPLAGQRGTEVDVVLYGDNLDDAEELLLYDTGLEVLKFEKVAAEEDRKQGKRVTVRFKIAADCPLGAQRMRIRTRTGMSDLQNFHVGALPLVSEKEPNTQFETPQVLAMNTSVEGRVDREDVDYYEIEAKAGQRITAEIFGQRLGRSSGSSYFDPFLAILNSERFELAVNDDTPLVWNDSMVSVVAPADGKYTILVRDASYNGDGQAHYVLHVGNFPRPTAVLPAGGKPGETLKVTFLGDVAGPIEREITLPTTAPADNFGLEVQDDQGIAPSRHPFRIVDLQNILEQEPNNDRNVATAGPLPAAFNGVIGAKSDIDFFKFAAKKDQTVNVEVYARRIRSGLDPVVSVHQMSDGKGLGSDDDSRGVDCAVKVKIPADGEYVVAVRDHLNRGEPTFTYRIEVTELQPEVFADPIEFARYVQPQIIIPQGGGCGVVANIQRREFGGPVNFRSDSLPPGVRMECPESWRADGTASVVFFADETAPLGGKYSSITAFLDDPKQPALKIEGEFRQDVLMIRANNNDRVWEERMHRLPIVVVEKAPFKCWIEMPKVPVVQNGSLNLVVKCEKAEGWDEEINMQLLQNPPGVSSNGSAKIPKGATEGVIAVNASDKASVRESMVSARCSAKHAGGEYELATPFVPIKVEEKYVTFEFAQGAVEQGKETPYLIKVTKRKDFEGEAVVELLGLPANATAEKLNLTKDTAELLFTIKAAADTPVGMSQNVFCKVDVPENGAIVTHSLGNGRLRVDKPAPPPKTTPETPAAPPPAEVAKTEAPPKPLSRLEQLRVQQKQREAGGGE, from the coding sequence ATGCATCGCTTGTCTGCAGTCGGTTTTTTCTTCACGGCGTTACTGCTGGCGTCATCGTCGGAAGCGGCCCAGCCGAAATTCAAGCATCTCTCGCCGCTTGCCGGTCAACGCGGTACGGAAGTCGATGTCGTGCTCTATGGCGACAATCTCGACGATGCCGAAGAACTGCTCCTTTACGACACAGGCCTCGAAGTCCTGAAGTTCGAAAAAGTGGCGGCTGAGGAAGATCGCAAGCAGGGGAAACGGGTTACCGTCCGCTTTAAAATCGCTGCCGACTGCCCTCTCGGCGCTCAGCGGATGCGCATTCGCACCCGAACTGGCATGTCGGATCTGCAGAACTTTCACGTCGGCGCCCTGCCGCTGGTGAGCGAAAAAGAGCCGAATACGCAGTTCGAAACTCCCCAGGTTTTGGCGATGAATACGTCGGTCGAAGGTCGCGTCGATCGCGAAGACGTCGACTATTACGAAATCGAGGCGAAAGCCGGTCAGCGGATCACCGCCGAAATCTTTGGTCAGCGACTGGGCCGCTCTTCCGGTTCCAGCTATTTCGACCCGTTCCTGGCGATTCTCAATTCAGAGCGTTTTGAACTGGCGGTGAACGATGATACCCCGCTCGTCTGGAACGATTCGATGGTCTCCGTCGTCGCGCCGGCTGATGGCAAGTACACCATCCTTGTCCGTGATGCCTCCTACAACGGCGATGGCCAGGCCCACTATGTCCTGCATGTCGGCAACTTCCCTCGTCCCACTGCCGTGCTGCCAGCAGGCGGTAAACCCGGTGAAACGCTGAAGGTGACTTTCCTCGGTGACGTTGCCGGTCCCATCGAACGCGAAATCACGCTGCCGACGACCGCCCCTGCGGACAACTTTGGTCTCGAAGTGCAGGACGATCAGGGGATTGCCCCCTCTCGGCATCCGTTCCGCATCGTCGACCTGCAGAACATTCTCGAACAGGAACCGAATAACGATCGCAATGTCGCCACGGCGGGCCCGCTGCCTGCGGCGTTCAACGGCGTGATTGGCGCGAAGTCGGACATCGACTTCTTCAAATTCGCGGCGAAGAAAGACCAGACGGTCAATGTCGAAGTTTACGCCCGTCGGATTCGATCTGGTCTCGATCCGGTGGTGAGCGTCCATCAGATGTCCGATGGGAAGGGGCTCGGCAGCGACGACGACAGCCGCGGCGTCGACTGTGCGGTGAAAGTGAAGATCCCTGCCGATGGAGAATATGTGGTCGCCGTTCGAGATCACCTCAATCGCGGCGAGCCGACCTTCACCTATCGCATCGAAGTGACGGAACTGCAGCCGGAGGTCTTTGCCGACCCGATCGAATTCGCCCGCTATGTGCAGCCGCAGATCATCATCCCGCAAGGAGGCGGCTGCGGCGTTGTGGCGAACATTCAGCGTCGTGAGTTCGGCGGACCGGTGAACTTCCGCAGCGATTCCCTCCCGCCCGGCGTGCGGATGGAATGTCCCGAAAGCTGGCGGGCCGACGGCACGGCGTCCGTCGTGTTTTTTGCCGATGAGACCGCCCCGCTGGGCGGCAAGTATTCGTCCATCACCGCGTTCCTCGATGACCCCAAGCAGCCCGCCCTCAAGATCGAAGGGGAGTTCCGCCAGGACGTGCTGATGATCCGCGCGAACAATAACGATCGGGTCTGGGAAGAACGGATGCATCGCCTGCCGATCGTGGTAGTCGAGAAGGCGCCGTTCAAATGCTGGATCGAAATGCCCAAGGTTCCCGTCGTTCAGAACGGCTCGCTGAACCTCGTGGTGAAGTGCGAAAAGGCCGAAGGCTGGGACGAAGAAATCAACATGCAGCTGTTGCAGAATCCCCCTGGCGTCAGCTCGAACGGCTCGGCAAAAATTCCCAAGGGCGCGACTGAAGGCGTCATTGCGGTGAATGCGTCAGACAAAGCCAGCGTGCGTGAAAGCATGGTCTCGGCTCGCTGTTCAGCGAAGCATGCCGGTGGTGAATATGAACTCGCGACTCCGTTTGTTCCTATCAAGGTCGAAGAGAAATACGTCACTTTCGAATTCGCTCAAGGGGCCGTCGAACAGGGGAAAGAAACCCCGTACCTGATCAAGGTCACCAAACGCAAAGACTTCGAAGGGGAAGCGGTCGTCGAACTGCTCGGCCTGCCGGCCAATGCCACGGCTGAAAAGCTGAACCTCACGAAAGACACAGCCGAGTTGCTGTTCACGATCAAGGCCGCGGCCGACACCCCCGTCGGCATGAGCCAGAATGTCTTCTGTAAAGTCGATGTGCCTGAGAATGGCGCGATTGTGACCCACAGTCTGGGAAATGGTCGGCTTCGCGTCGACAAGCCTGCTCCGCCGCCGAAGACCACGCCAGAGACCCCGGCTGCTCCTCCCCCGGCGGAGGTCGCCAAGACGGAAGCCCCGCCCAAGCCGTTGTCTCGCCTCGAGCAATTGCGTGTGCAGCAAAAACAGCGCGAAGCTGGCGGCGGCGAATAG
- a CDS encoding DUF1549 domain-containing protein gives MIRSLACTLIFSLTAQAAIAAELVELRVSPKEVRLTTARARQSVIVQGVYDDGLTRDLTSQTEWKLDENILRRDGNILFPKADGTTQVSLSVGGKTEQIPVVVEKAGTDRPVSFKLDVMPVFMKAGCNTGSCHGAARGKDGFRLSLFGYDPDGDHFRITREQLGRRVNLAVPEASMMVEKSIGSVPHTGGKRYSMESPMNQTILEWIKNGVPTDPGDQATCVGIELYPRQAVLDGKGETQQMVVLAKYSDGSTRDVTSLAAFFSSNDSSAKIDDQGLVTAGDRGEAFVMARFDVHTQGSQFLALPKGLQYQPNQEEPVNYIDELVTAKLKKIRLNPSDVCSDEDFLRRVSIDLVGQLPPAEEYEAFMADASADKRTKKIDELLQRKEFTEMWVSKWSEWLMMRSGGQQQISDKSIVLYYQWLVDQVANNVPMDEMVRNILASSGGTFSNPPTNFYELERDQLKVAENVAQVFMGMRIQCAQCHNHPFDRWTQDEYYEFAAFFSQIGRKRGEDVREQVVFNRGGGEVKHPVTGKNSVPKFLGGDRPDVAGKDRREVLAAWLASPENPFFATNFANRVWHHFFGIGIVEPVDDVRISNPASNPELLDALAHKFTEYGYDFRKLVRDICLSKTYQRSTQRNESNLTDERNFAHQSVRRIKAESMLDIISQVTNTKDDFSKLPVGAHAVQIADGNTTTYFLTTFGRAKRETACSCEVRMEPTLSQALHLMNGDTVNQKMVQGAVLKKMIDAKLPPQEIVDHLYVSCLTRHPTQAEKDSLAPLFAEGANVNQSLEDIYWALLNSREFLFNH, from the coding sequence ATGATTCGATCCCTCGCCTGCACACTGATCTTCAGCCTGACCGCCCAGGCCGCCATCGCGGCGGAGCTGGTTGAGCTGCGGGTTTCTCCCAAAGAAGTCCGACTGACGACGGCGCGAGCCCGGCAGTCGGTGATCGTGCAAGGGGTCTACGACGACGGCCTCACTCGCGACCTCACCTCGCAGACCGAATGGAAGCTGGACGAAAACATCCTGCGGCGCGACGGCAATATCCTGTTCCCGAAGGCCGACGGGACAACGCAGGTGAGCCTGTCGGTCGGCGGCAAGACGGAACAGATTCCAGTCGTTGTGGAGAAAGCCGGGACCGATCGCCCCGTCAGCTTCAAGCTCGATGTGATGCCAGTCTTCATGAAGGCCGGCTGCAACACCGGCAGTTGTCATGGAGCAGCCCGCGGGAAAGACGGCTTTCGCTTGTCTCTGTTTGGCTACGATCCCGATGGGGACCACTTTCGCATTACCCGCGAACAGTTGGGCCGACGCGTGAATCTCGCCGTGCCTGAGGCGAGCATGATGGTCGAGAAATCGATCGGCTCGGTACCGCACACCGGGGGCAAACGCTACTCGATGGAATCCCCCATGAATCAGACGATTCTGGAGTGGATCAAGAACGGCGTTCCCACCGATCCAGGCGATCAGGCGACCTGCGTCGGTATCGAACTCTATCCCCGCCAGGCAGTGCTGGACGGCAAGGGTGAGACGCAGCAGATGGTCGTGCTCGCCAAGTATTCTGATGGCAGCACGCGCGACGTCACGTCGCTGGCGGCGTTCTTCTCCAGTAACGATTCGTCCGCCAAGATCGACGATCAAGGTCTCGTCACCGCCGGCGATCGCGGCGAAGCCTTCGTCATGGCCCGCTTCGACGTCCATACGCAGGGATCACAGTTCCTCGCGCTCCCCAAAGGCCTGCAATACCAGCCGAATCAGGAAGAGCCGGTCAATTACATCGACGAACTCGTCACCGCCAAGCTCAAGAAGATCCGGCTCAACCCGTCGGATGTCTGTAGCGATGAAGACTTCCTCCGCCGGGTTTCGATTGACCTCGTCGGTCAACTCCCCCCGGCGGAAGAGTACGAAGCTTTCATGGCGGACGCCTCTGCCGACAAACGGACTAAGAAAATTGATGAACTGCTGCAGCGCAAAGAGTTCACCGAGATGTGGGTCTCGAAGTGGTCGGAATGGCTGATGATGCGCTCCGGCGGCCAGCAGCAGATTTCCGATAAGTCGATCGTGCTCTATTACCAGTGGCTTGTCGATCAGGTCGCCAACAACGTCCCGATGGACGAAATGGTCCGCAACATTCTCGCCTCGTCAGGCGGAACCTTTTCCAATCCCCCCACGAACTTTTATGAGCTCGAACGCGATCAGCTCAAGGTCGCCGAGAACGTGGCTCAGGTGTTCATGGGGATGCGGATTCAGTGTGCCCAGTGCCACAATCATCCGTTCGACCGCTGGACTCAGGACGAGTACTACGAGTTCGCCGCGTTCTTTTCGCAGATCGGTCGCAAACGCGGGGAAGATGTTCGCGAACAGGTCGTCTTCAATCGCGGCGGCGGCGAAGTGAAACATCCGGTCACCGGCAAGAATTCGGTTCCCAAGTTCCTGGGGGGTGACCGTCCGGATGTCGCCGGAAAAGATCGTCGTGAAGTGCTGGCGGCATGGCTCGCTTCGCCTGAGAACCCGTTCTTTGCGACCAACTTTGCCAACCGCGTCTGGCATCACTTTTTCGGCATCGGCATTGTCGAACCGGTGGACGATGTGCGCATTTCGAATCCGGCCTCGAATCCGGAACTGCTCGACGCCCTGGCTCACAAGTTCACCGAATACGGCTACGACTTCCGCAAGCTGGTGCGTGACATCTGTCTGTCGAAGACCTACCAGCGGTCGACGCAGCGGAATGAAAGCAACCTGACTGACGAGCGGAACTTTGCTCATCAGTCGGTCCGTCGCATCAAGGCGGAATCGATGCTCGACATTATCAGTCAGGTGACGAACACCAAGGACGACTTCTCGAAGCTGCCTGTCGGCGCCCACGCTGTGCAGATTGCCGATGGCAATACGACGACCTACTTCCTGACGACGTTCGGACGCGCTAAACGCGAAACCGCCTGCTCGTGTGAAGTCCGCATGGAGCCCACGCTCTCACAGGCACTGCATCTGATGAACGGCGATACAGTCAATCAGAAGATGGTCCAGGGGGCCGTCCTCAAGAAGATGATCGACGCCAAACTGCCGCCGCAGGAGATCGTCGACCATTTGTACGTCTCCTGCCTGACGCGACACCCGACCCAGGCCGAAAAAGACAGCCTCGCCCCGCTGTTCGCCGAAGGGGCGAACGTGAATCAATCCCTCGAAGACATTTACTGGGCGTTGCTCAATTCACGCGAGTTTTTGTTCAACCACTAG